The DNA segment TGATAGAAGACAGATTGCTTTAATTATTGGATTCGGGTTATGTTGGCCGTATGTATTAATTCCATTTGGTTTCGGTCAAATATTCCACCAAATCATTCAAAATGGATTCGAAAAAGCACATCACCCAATAGAAATCGGTATGGTTTGGAAAGCAATGGTTATTCCATCCATCGGTTATATTGTAGGATTAGCGATAGGTCTTTATTATTATAGAAAGCCGAGACGCTATACAGAGCATAAAACTGAAAAAGCAGAGAACATTACTCAACTCAAACCTTATGTACTTGGCGTTACAATTGTAGCTATCATCGTTACTTTTGTTGTACAAATGTTAACAGATTCAATGATATTTGGTGCATTAGCTGGGGTGCTCGTCTTCTTTATTTCACGAGCTTATAAATGGAAAGAGCTAGATGATCAATTTATTGAAGGTATAAAGATTATGTCATTTATTGGCGTGGTTATTTTAACGGCAAATGGCTTTGCAGGAGTTATGAACGAAACAGGAGACATTAATAAACTTGTGCATGGTTTGAGTGATATCACAGGAAATAATAAATTACTTAGTATTATCTTAATGTATATCATTGGGTTAGTCGTGACACTCGGTATTGGTTCTTCATTTGCAACGATACCTATTATTTCGGCTCTATTTGTACCACTAGGCGATCAACTTGGATT comes from the Staphylococcus hsinchuensis genome and includes:
- a CDS encoding Na+/H+ antiporter family protein — encoded protein: MFNSVVIAVALMIVLCLCRLNVVISLFISAVVGGLLSGMDITKIVSVFGKNIVDGAEVALSYALLGGFAALISYSGITDYLVNKIIKGIKAENSKLSRVKVKIIIVIALLVLSIMSQNLIPVHIAFIPIVIPPLVSLFNELQIDRRQIALIIGFGLCWPYVLIPFGFGQIFHQIIQNGFEKAHHPIEIGMVWKAMVIPSIGYIVGLAIGLYYYRKPRRYTEHKTEKAENITQLKPYVLGVTIVAIIVTFVVQMLTDSMIFGALAGVLVFFISRAYKWKELDDQFIEGIKIMSFIGVVILTANGFAGVMNETGDINKLVHGLSDITGNNKLLSIILMYIIGLVVTLGIGSSFATIPIISALFVPLGDQLGLSTMALIALIGTASALGDSGSPASDSTLGPTAGLDIDGQHDHIRDTCIPNFIFYNVPLIIFGTIAAMIL